From the Kitasatospora atroaurantiaca genome, the window GGCGGCGCCCGTGACGTCCAGGCACAGTCCGGACTCGACTCCGACGATCGTGCCGTCGGAGTTCACCCGCCACTGCTGGTTCGCCCCGCCGCTGCAGGTCCAGATCTGTACCCGGGTGCCGGCTGTGGTGGCGTGGTTCGGAACGTCCAGGCACTTGTTGCCGTACACGGTCAGCTGGTTGGCGGACGTCAGCGTCCACTGCTGGTTGGTCCCGTTCGAGCAGTCGTAGATCTGCAGGGACGCGCCGTCGGTCTGGCTGGCGTTCTGCACGTCGAGACAGCGACCGGAACCCGCACCGCGCAAGGCGCCGGTGGTGGCCGCCTGAGCGGGGTTGGCGACGAGCATCGTCGCCAGCGCCGCCACGGCCGCGACGACGGCAATGAGTACTGCGGACAGCCGCCTGCGGCTGGAAGTTCGTCTGCGCATGGGGACCTCTCTCTTAGGAATGGATGGAGCTACTGAACGCAGCTCTGTTAGCGCTAACATTTCTTGGTGGCCCTGAGCGCCGCGCTGCGATGGTGGCCGGCGGCTCAACTCAACGGAAGGTCCAGTGCTGGTTGGCACCGCCGTTCGCGTCCCAGATCTGGACGGGAGTGCCGTTTGCGGTCTGACCGCCGGGGAGCTCGAGCGCTCGGCCGCTTGCGACGTTGGTGAGGGTGTAGGTGCCGTCGCTGTTCTGGGTGGCCTTCCAGTGCTGGTTGGCGCCGCCGTTGGAGTCCCAGACCTGTATCCGTGTCCCGTTGCCCGTCTGGCCGCCCGGTTCGTCGAGGGCCCGGCCGCTGGCGATGTTGGTGAGGGTGTAGGTGCCGTCGCCGTTCCGGTCTGCCCGCCATTGCTGGTTGGTGGCGCCGCTGGCGTCCCACACCTGGAGCGGGGTGCCGTTGCCGTTCTGCCCTGCGGGTTCGTCGAGGACGCGTCCGGCGGCTGTGTCGGTGAGCGTGTAGATGCTGCCGGAGTTGATGCCGCCCTCCGGTGTGCCGCCGCTGGTGCCGCCGAGTGTGGTGAGGACGGCGTTGTAGGCGGGTTTCTTGTTGCCGTTGTTGTCGAACAGCAGCGGGTTCTCGCCGGTGCGCCAGGAGTCGCTGTCGCGGATGCCCCACACGGTGATGCCGGTGCAGCGGGCGACGTTGAGGCAGGCCTTGACGGTGTTGGTGTAGGCGCTGGGGGATGCCTGGGCGATGTCGAGTTCGGTGATCTGGACGTCGACGCCGAGGGCGGCGAAGTTGGACAGGGTGGTCTGGAAGCCGGCCGGCGGGCCGCCGGTGCCGAAGTGGCTCTGGAAGCCGACGCAGTCGATGGGCACGCCGCGGGACTTGAAGTCCTTGACCATGGTGTAGACGCCCTGTGTCTTGGCGTCGGTCCAGTTCTCGATGTTGTAGTCGTTGTAGCAGAGCTTGGCCGAGGAGTCGGTGTTGCGGGCGGTGCGGAAGGCCTCCTCGATGAAGCCGTTGCCCAGGACGTTCTGGAACACCGAGCTGCGGTGTTGGCCGCTGCCGTCGTCGGCGAAGGCCTCGTTGACCACGTCCCAGGCGTAGATCTTGCCCTTGTAGTGGGTCATCTCCTGGGTGATGTGGTTGTTCATCACACCGCGCAGGGTGTTGGCGTCGGTGATGGAGCCGACCCAGTTGGGCAGTTGGGAGTGCCAGACGAGGGTGTGGCCGCGCATGCGCCGGCCGTGTGCGGAGGCGTGGCTGACGATCGAGTCGGCGGCCGCGAAGTTGAACGACCCGCGGGAGGGCTCGATCGCGTCCCACTTCATCTCGTTCTCCGGGGTGATCATGTTGAACTCCCGGTCGAGGATGGTGGAGTACGTCGAGTCCCCGAGCCTGCCCGCGGCCGCTGCCGTACCGAAGTAGCGGCCGCTGTCGGCCGCCGCCGCGCCGAGCGTGGTCGCCCCGGCGGCATGGGCCGCGGGGCTCGCGGTGACGGCCGTGACCGAGCTGACGGCCATGCAGGCGGCGGCCGTGAGGGCCTTGCGGAGAAGGGGCTTCTTGGTGAGCCATGGCATGACGGATCGTTCTCCTCGTGGGTGGGGGATGCCCTTCGCTGTGCTGTCGGATGACGCGCTGCTCACGCCACTGGACGGTTCGACCGATGGGGGATCGGCCTGGCTGTCCGTACCGTCTGTTAGCGCTAACAGTTCAGAGCTGGGTCAACTCGTGCTGCAGGAGACCGTCGGCCAGGTGGTGCTGCCGTTCTTCATGACGGTCATGCCCCAGTTGTTGCCCGAGCCGTTGGGGGTGGCGACGAGGGTCTGGGCGTCGGGGTAGGACGTGTTGACGTTCCAGGTCGAGCCGATCTTCTCCGGGGAGGGGATCTTCACGGTCACCTTCCAGGAGTTCGATCCGGCGACCGAGACGTTCAGGTTGTAGCGGTCGCTCCACGAGGCGCCGGCGGAGAGCGTTGCGGTGCAGCCGCCGCCGGTGCCGCCGCCGGTGGAGGAGCCCAGCGTGATGTTCGAGCTGCCGCTGCTCTGGTAGCCCTCGGTGGCCAGGATCTCGTAGTTCATGGTGCCGAGGTTCATGCCGTACCTGGCCCACGCGTCGAAGTGGTTCCCGACGGTGATGGTGCCGCCGGTCCGCTTGGTCTGGCGGACGCTCCAGTACTGGTTGAAGGTCTTGATGCCCTCGATGGAGGGGGCGTTGTAGCGCGTCGTCTCGTAGATGTCGTAGGTGCCGCCGTCACTGGTGACGGTGCCCTTGTACGTGCCGGTGGGCTTGTAGGAGCCGTAGTTCTCGACGATGTAGTACTCGACGAGCGGGTTGGTGCTCCAGCCGTAGAGCGACAGATAGGCGTTGCCGTTGGTGCTCCACGTGCCCGAGTAGGTCACCGGGTTGCGCGATCCGGTGCTCCAGCCCTTGCCGGCGACGAAGTTGCCGGCATTGGTCCAGGAGGTGCCGTAGTTGCCGCCGCCGTTCAGGGACATCGAGGCCGCACCGCTGCCCTCGGTCCAGAACGAGTAGAAGTACCCGCCGTCGGTACCGGTCTGGTTCGTGGCGATGGTCGCGGCGTCGGTGGTGCCGGGCAAGATCAGGACGGCCGCCAGGGCCGGCGCGAGGACGCGCGCCTTGCCGGCGATCCGCCGGACGCGGCTGGTCCTGCGGCTCTTGGGGTGGGGGGAGTTCACGAGATTGATCCGTCCTGCCGATGGGTGGGGGTGGGTGCAGCCCCGCGCCACCGGTGACCGTGCGGGTGGTCGGCCGGACGGGTGTCGCGCGGCGGTGCACGAATCGACTTGTCATCAACCTCGCTGCGTCCACAGCAGGTTGGCGAATGCGACCCGGATCCAGGGCCGCTCGGACTTGTCGACGGCGCCAGTGTTGGCCCGGTCCCGACAGGCTGTCAACACTTTCGACCGGGTTACCGATAGATTCGCAGGTCATCGAGCTCGCCCCCGCTCAGGAAGGCGCTGGTCAGGTGGCTGACGCCCGATGCAAACCCAAGATCCCGGCTGGCACTTCGTCAAAAGTCTGAAACTTACAACCAGTAACCCGTCGAAAGTTTTGCCGCCGCAGCGGCCGTCTCATCCCTCGGTGCCGGCCAGCGCATCGGTGAAGCGGTTACCGAACTTCCCGGCCGGGTCCAGTGCCCGACGCAGGGCCAGGAAGTCCGGCAACCGTTCGTAGCTGCTCGCGGCCTGCCCCGAGAGCGTCAGCTTCCCCCAGTGGGGACGGCCGCCCAGGGGCAGCAGGGCCCGTTCCACCGTGGCGAGCACCGGGGCGACCGCGGCGAGGTCGGGCTTCCAGGTGAAGTGGAACGCCAGGGATGCGCGGCCGTAGGACGGGCTCAGCCACAGTTCGTCCGCGGCGACCGTGCGCACCTCGGAGATGTGCAGTACGGGTGCCAACTGTGCCCCGAGCGCGCGCAGTTCCGCTACAGCCGCCGAGGCCGCCGCGCGGGGGAGCAGGAACTCGGACTGGAGCTCCGCGCCGCTGCTGGGGGTGAACTCGGGGCGGAAGTGCGGCAGCCGCTCGTACCAGGGGCCCGGAACTCCCAGCTGCGGCGTGCAGTTGACGGTGGGCATGCCCGGTACCGGGTGCTCCGGGCCGTCGGCCGGCCGCGCGCCGGGGACGGCCGCGGTCGGGCCGTCGCCGACCTGCTTGACCCAGACCCGGCCCGTGCCCGACCCCCAGTCGGTGAACATGCTGACGCTGTAGCCGGCGGCATGGATCTCGTCCAGGTGGGCCGGGTAGTCGGCGAGCGCGAGGCCGACATGGACGTACTGCCGTACGTCGAAGGCGGGGACCACGTCCAGGGTGAGCGCGGTGACGATGCCGAGGCCACCCAGGTGCACCACCGCACCCGGGTGGGTGACCGTGCTCAACTCGCCGTCGGCGCCGACGACGTCCAGCGAGCGAACGGCGGCCGAGAGCGACCGGAGGCCGTCGCCCGAGCCGTGCGTGCCGGTCGCGGTGGCGCCGGCGACGGAGATGTGCGGCAGTGAGGCCAGATTCTCCAGCGCCAGGCCCGCCGCCTGGAGGGCGACCGCCAGCTCCGCGTAGCGGGTGGCGGCGGAGACGGTGACCGTTCGGGCGTCCGGAGCGATGTCGATCCGGGTGGGCAGGCCGTCCAGGAGAACCAGGTCGCCCTTGGTGTCGCCGACCGTGCTGAAGGAGTGGCCGCTGCCCAGGGCCCGGACGCGGTCGCTGCGGCGGACCAGCTCCTGCAACTCGTCCACGGCGCGGGGTCGGTGGACGGCTCGCGCGCCGAAGGCGAGGCTGCCCGCCCAGTTGGTCAACGGGCCGGTGGTCGTCATCGGTTCACGCCCGGGGTTTGGGGGAGGCCCTATTCATCATGCCGAGCAACAAATTAGTGTTCCGAGGTCGGCGCGACAAGGGGCGAGTCGACTGGTCGAAAGTTTCGGGAGCGCGGCGGTGGGATGCATCCTTGAGCGCACTGTGGCGGATCACGCTTCCGTAACCCTCGGCGCCAGGGGTTGACCCGCAACATGCCTGCAACCTAGCGTCCGGCCATCAGGGATTTCGACAGTCAGATCGAAACTTTCAGGGGAGTTCTGATGAAGAGACGCTCTTTCGCTGTTGCGCTCGGCTTGACCGTGGCCATGGTGGGGATGACCGCCTGCAGCAGCAGCGGCTCCTCCTCCGCCAGCGGGGACTCCGGCACGATCCACGTGCTGGTCTACGGGGACGCCAGCAACAAGGTCGAGAAGCAGCTGGTCGAGACCTTCAACAAGACCTCGAAGGTCAAGGCCGTCCTGGACACCATTCCCGGCGCGGACTACCAGGCCAAGCTCAACACCATCATCAACACCCCCCAGGCGCCGGACGTCTTCTTCAACTGGGGTGGCGGCAGCATCCAGCCCTACGTGAAGTCCGACCTGCTGCTCCCGCTGGACGACATGATCGCCGCGGACCCGGGGCTGAAGAGCAACTTCCTGCCCTCGGTGTTCAACACCGCGGTGATCGACGGCAAGTCCTACGGCATCCCGATGCGCGGCACCCAGCCCGTACTGCTGTTCGACAACAAGAAGGTGCTGGCCGCCGCCGGCCTGAGCGTCCCGAAGACCTGGGACGACCTGCTGGGCGCCGTCCAGGTGCTCAAGGCCAAGGGCATCACCCCGTTCGCCCTCGGCGGCGGCGACCAGTGGCCGACCCTGATGTGGTACGAGTACGTCTTCGACCGCGTGGCGGGCCCCGAGCTGTTCCGGAAGGCGCTGGCCGGCGACAAGAGCGCCTGGGAGAGCGCGGACGCCAAGAAGGCCCTGGGCATGCTCAAGCAACTGGTCGACGCCGGCGCGTTCGGCTCGAACTTCGACTCCGTCAAGTTCACCGACGGCGGTTCCCCGGCCCTGCTGGCCAAGGGCAAGGCGGCCTTCGAGCTGATGGGCTCCTGGGAGTACGCCACCCAGCAGGACGCCAGTCCCGACTTCGCCAAGAGCGACCTCGGGTACAGCAACTTCCCCGGCATCGCGGGCGGCAAGGGCGACCCGGCCGACGTGGTCGGCAACACCAACAACTTCTACTCGGTGCTCAAGAAGACCAAGCACCCCGATGCGGCGGCCGCCTTCCTGAAGCTCATGTACTCCGACGAGTTCGTGAAGGCGCAACTGGCGATCGGCAACCTGCCGACCACCACCAACACCGAGCAGTTCCTCGGCACCGCGGCCAACCCCGACTACTCGAAGTACCAGTACAACCTGGTCAAGGCCGCCCCGTCGTTCCAGCTGTCCTGGGACCAGGCGTACCCGCCGGCCGCCAACACGCCGATCCACACCGCCGTCCAGCAGTTCTTCAACGGCAAGCTCGACGTGGACGGCTTCATCAAGGCCATGCAGGCCCTGCCCGCCTCCTGAGACGAATCGCCATGAATGCTTCCTCCTTCGTGTCCGAGTACGGCCACCGCCTGCGGGCGGGGGGCCGGACCGGCGTCGGGGTGACCCGCCCGGGCCTTGCCTGGGCAGTGCCCGCGACCGTGTTCTTCCTGATGTTCGCGTTTCTGCCGCTGGTGCTGGTGGCGGTGCTCTCCTTCACCAGCTGGAACGGCGTCGACGCCCCCCGGTTCAACGGCCTCGCCAACTGGACCAAGCTGCTGCACGACCCGGTGATGACGCAGAGCGTCTGGCTGACCCTGGTGCTGACCGTGGCCGGCGTGGTCGTGCAGACCCCGGTGAGCATCCTGCTGGGTGTGTGGGCGGCCGGTCGCCAGCGCAACCGCGCCGTGCTGTCCGCGATCTTCTTCATCCCGCTGCTGCTGTCCGCGACCGCGATCTCGGTGGTCTGGCGCGCCATCCTCGACCCCAACTTCGGCGTGCCCTCCCAG encodes:
- a CDS encoding ABC transporter substrate-binding protein, producing MVGMTACSSSGSSSASGDSGTIHVLVYGDASNKVEKQLVETFNKTSKVKAVLDTIPGADYQAKLNTIINTPQAPDVFFNWGGGSIQPYVKSDLLLPLDDMIAADPGLKSNFLPSVFNTAVIDGKSYGIPMRGTQPVLLFDNKKVLAAAGLSVPKTWDDLLGAVQVLKAKGITPFALGGGDQWPTLMWYEYVFDRVAGPELFRKALAGDKSAWESADAKKALGMLKQLVDAGAFGSNFDSVKFTDGGSPALLAKGKAAFELMGSWEYATQQDASPDFAKSDLGYSNFPGIAGGKGDPADVVGNTNNFYSVLKKTKHPDAAAAFLKLMYSDEFVKAQLAIGNLPTTTNTEQFLGTAANPDYSKYQYNLVKAAPSFQLSWDQAYPPAANTPIHTAVQQFFNGKLDVDGFIKAMQALPAS
- a CDS encoding glycoside hydrolase family 11 protein encodes the protein MNSPHPKSRRTSRVRRIAGKARVLAPALAAVLILPGTTDAATIATNQTGTDGGYFYSFWTEGSGAASMSLNGGGNYGTSWTNAGNFVAGKGWSTGSRNPVTYSGTWSTNGNAYLSLYGWSTNPLVEYYIVENYGSYKPTGTYKGTVTSDGGTYDIYETTRYNAPSIEGIKTFNQYWSVRQTKRTGGTITVGNHFDAWARYGMNLGTMNYEILATEGYQSSGSSNITLGSSTGGGTGGGCTATLSAGASWSDRYNLNVSVAGSNSWKVTVKIPSPEKIGSTWNVNTSYPDAQTLVATPNGSGNNWGMTVMKNGSTTWPTVSCSTS
- a CDS encoding FAD-binding protein, with the protein product MTTTGPLTNWAGSLAFGARAVHRPRAVDELQELVRRSDRVRALGSGHSFSTVGDTKGDLVLLDGLPTRIDIAPDARTVTVSAATRYAELAVALQAAGLALENLASLPHISVAGATATGTHGSGDGLRSLSAAVRSLDVVGADGELSTVTHPGAVVHLGGLGIVTALTLDVVPAFDVRQYVHVGLALADYPAHLDEIHAAGYSVSMFTDWGSGTGRVWVKQVGDGPTAAVPGARPADGPEHPVPGMPTVNCTPQLGVPGPWYERLPHFRPEFTPSSGAELQSEFLLPRAAASAAVAELRALGAQLAPVLHISEVRTVAADELWLSPSYGRASLAFHFTWKPDLAAVAPVLATVERALLPLGGRPHWGKLTLSGQAASSYERLPDFLALRRALDPAGKFGNRFTDALAGTEG